Proteins found in one Chloroflexota bacterium genomic segment:
- a CDS encoding Rieske 2Fe-2S domain-containing protein — MLSQSDNELLTRVGPGTPMGELLRRFWIPGLLEEEVPAPDCPPVRLRLLGEDLVAYKDTDGNIGVLDNYCPHRRASLFFGRNEESGLRCVYHGWKFNVDGLCVDMPSEPAESNFKDKVRITSYPAVARGGIVWLYMGPPELQPELPAFEWSALPEDQRVATKRLEECNWAQAVEGGIDSSHISFLHRNLVDLNPDAPKTLHQKYAAGDRSPSFTIRPTDYGFMVGAGRNAEAGQRYWRITQFLTPFYTMIPPVLVRDTDSRNMGYGGHAWVPIDDDNTWTWNLSASPHRAYEESRGGGGLEEALDAKYRPLRNIDNDYGLDRERQRTVNYTGIVGINTQDRAVQESMGRVVDRTAEHLGTTDAAVIAFRRRLMRMALALQEGVEPVEAANGDWYRVRSASAVLPAGVPFDVGAASLLMPSYSG; from the coding sequence ATGCTCAGCCAGAGCGACAACGAGCTGCTCACGAGGGTTGGCCCCGGCACTCCTATGGGCGAGCTGCTGCGCCGCTTCTGGATCCCCGGCCTCCTCGAAGAGGAGGTCCCCGCGCCCGACTGCCCTCCCGTGCGCCTTCGCTTGTTGGGCGAGGACCTCGTTGCCTACAAGGACACCGACGGCAACATCGGCGTCCTGGACAATTACTGCCCGCACCGCCGCGCCAGCCTCTTCTTCGGCCGGAACGAGGAGAGCGGACTCCGCTGCGTCTACCATGGCTGGAAGTTCAACGTCGACGGCTTATGCGTCGACATGCCTTCGGAGCCGGCCGAGAGCAACTTCAAGGACAAGGTGCGCATCACGTCGTACCCCGCCGTCGCACGGGGCGGCATCGTGTGGCTGTACATGGGCCCACCGGAGCTCCAGCCCGAGCTTCCGGCCTTCGAATGGTCGGCGTTGCCCGAGGACCAGCGCGTGGCCACCAAGCGGCTGGAGGAGTGCAACTGGGCGCAGGCGGTGGAGGGCGGGATAGACTCCAGCCACATCTCCTTCCTGCACCGCAACCTGGTTGACCTCAACCCGGACGCCCCCAAGACCCTGCACCAGAAGTACGCCGCTGGCGACCGCTCGCCGTCCTTCACCATCAGGCCGACCGACTATGGCTTCATGGTGGGCGCGGGCCGCAACGCAGAGGCGGGGCAACGGTACTGGCGGATCACCCAGTTCCTGACACCCTTCTACACGATGATCCCGCCCGTGCTCGTGCGTGACACGGACTCGCGCAATATGGGCTACGGCGGCCACGCGTGGGTACCCATCGACGACGACAACACGTGGACGTGGAACCTGAGCGCGAGCCCGCACCGCGCGTACGAGGAGAGCCGAGGCGGCGGAGGCCTCGAGGAGGCCCTTGACGCGAAGTACCGTCCCCTCCGCAACATCGACAACGACTACGGACTGGACCGCGAGAGGCAGCGGACGGTGAACTACACCGGCATCGTCGGCATCAACACGCAGGACCGCGCCGTGCAGGAGAGCATGGGCCGCGTCGTCGACCGCACCGCCGAGCACCTCGGCACCACCGACGCCGCTGTGATCGCGTTCCGACGCCGCCTCATGCGCATGGCGCTCGCCCTGCAGGAGGGTGTCGAGCCCGTTGAGGCCGCCAACGGCGATTGGTACCGTGTGCGCTCAGCGTCCGCGGTCCTGCCGGCGGGCGTCCCCTTCGATGTGGGAGCGGCGTCGCTGCTGATGCCGTCGTACAGCGGGTAA